The Aggregatilinea lenta genome includes a region encoding these proteins:
- a CDS encoding GNAT family N-acetyltransferase: MTNDRQHSAPQPIPQHVTSERLVIRPTTRADAPYLRQWWNNPAIMGPSGSGDGMQNYDETDMDNWFCRHVDGRTEARHFVICLRDADETPIGEFYIACDDRPGCVTFSIAIGETTLWGQGFATEAVLAYADAVFKSGCCGALRLDVPVSNERALHMAQSLGFQVEHVWANGLKRTMILTRDALELRRASLHERS, from the coding sequence ATGACTAACGACAGGCAACACAGCGCCCCCCAACCTATCCCTCAGCACGTCACCAGCGAGCGTCTCGTGATCCGACCCACGACGCGCGCCGACGCGCCCTACCTCCGCCAGTGGTGGAACAACCCGGCCATTATGGGGCCATCCGGCAGCGGCGACGGCATGCAGAACTATGACGAAACGGACATGGACAACTGGTTCTGCCGCCACGTGGACGGGCGCACCGAGGCCCGGCACTTCGTCATTTGCCTGCGCGACGCGGACGAAACGCCCATTGGCGAGTTCTACATCGCCTGCGACGACCGTCCCGGCTGCGTCACTTTTTCCATCGCGATTGGCGAAACGACCCTGTGGGGCCAGGGTTTCGCCACCGAAGCGGTGCTGGCCTACGCAGACGCGGTGTTTAAGAGCGGCTGCTGCGGCGCGCTGCGCCTGGACGTGCCCGTCAGCAACGAGCGCGCCCTGCACATGGCCCAATCGCTCGGCTTCCAGGTCGAGCATGTCTGGGCCAACGGCCTGAAACGCACCATGATCCTCACACGCGACGCCCTCGAACTCCGCCGGGCGTCGCTCCACGAACGGTCCTAA
- the lepA gene encoding translation elongation factor 4, whose product MDKSHIRNFSIIAHIDHGKSTLADRLLQITGTISERDMQEQVLDSMDLERERGVTIKASAVRMQYTASDGETYEMNLIDTPGHVDFSYEVSRALQACEGALLIVDSTQGIEAQTLANLYMALEHDLEIIPVVNKIDLPGAMPDDIAQEIEDVLGYPAEDVIRVSAKTGINVDQILEAIVKRIPPPVGDATLPPRALIFDSHYDSYKGVIAYVRVAEGTFRANQELKLMISGAQTMPLELGVFSPTMKPVPELAAGEVGYIATGLKTVRECRVGDTITLAQGGATEPMPGYKHIKPMVYASFYPSDNDDYNDLRDALEKLQLNDASLSYTPETSQALNFGFRVGFLGLFHMEIVQERLEREYDLDLLATAPSVEYQLLMRDGEVVTITSPADLPDPSVIDEIREPWMSIEIFTPEAYIGAIMELVTSKRGEYVNMEYLDPMRVLLKYRLPLAEMIIDFYSRLKAATRGYASLDYHLDEYRAEKLVKLDVLVNKQPVDALAMIVHEDEAFHKGQRLVTQLKRLIPRQLYEVPIQAAIGKHIVSRANVKALRKDVLAKCYGGDISRKKKLLEKQKKGKKRLKMIGNVEVPQEAFMAVLRLDDDD is encoded by the coding sequence ATGGACAAATCGCACATCCGCAATTTTTCAATTATCGCGCATATCGATCACGGCAAGAGTACGCTTGCCGACCGCCTGCTGCAGATTACGGGCACGATCAGCGAGCGCGATATGCAAGAACAAGTGCTCGACAGCATGGACCTGGAACGCGAGCGCGGCGTGACCATCAAGGCCTCCGCCGTCCGCATGCAGTACACCGCGTCCGATGGCGAAACCTACGAAATGAACCTGATCGACACGCCCGGTCACGTGGACTTTTCCTACGAAGTCTCCCGCGCGCTGCAGGCATGCGAAGGCGCACTGCTCATCGTGGACAGCACGCAGGGCATCGAAGCGCAAACGCTCGCCAACCTGTATATGGCGCTGGAACACGACCTGGAGATCATACCGGTCGTCAACAAGATCGACTTGCCCGGCGCGATGCCCGACGACATCGCCCAGGAGATCGAAGACGTGCTCGGCTATCCCGCCGAAGACGTGATCCGCGTCAGTGCCAAGACGGGGATCAACGTTGACCAGATCCTCGAAGCCATCGTCAAGCGCATCCCGCCGCCCGTAGGCGACGCCACGCTGCCGCCGCGCGCGCTGATCTTCGACAGCCACTACGACTCGTACAAGGGCGTGATCGCTTACGTGCGCGTGGCCGAAGGCACATTCAGGGCCAACCAGGAACTCAAGCTGATGATTTCCGGCGCGCAGACCATGCCGCTCGAACTCGGCGTATTCAGCCCCACTATGAAGCCGGTCCCCGAATTGGCAGCGGGCGAAGTCGGCTACATCGCCACCGGCCTGAAAACGGTGCGCGAGTGCCGCGTCGGTGACACGATCACGCTGGCGCAGGGCGGCGCGACCGAGCCGATGCCCGGCTACAAGCACATCAAGCCGATGGTCTACGCCAGCTTTTACCCATCCGACAACGACGACTATAACGATCTGCGCGACGCGCTGGAAAAGCTCCAGCTCAACGACGCCTCTCTGAGCTACACGCCGGAGACGTCGCAGGCGCTGAACTTCGGCTTCCGCGTCGGGTTCCTGGGCCTGTTCCACATGGAGATCGTGCAGGAACGGCTGGAGCGTGAATATGATCTCGACCTCCTGGCGACCGCGCCCAGCGTCGAATACCAGCTCCTGATGCGCGACGGCGAGGTCGTCACCATCACCAGCCCCGCCGACCTGCCCGACCCCAGCGTCATCGACGAGATCCGCGAGCCGTGGATGTCGATCGAGATCTTCACGCCGGAAGCGTACATCGGCGCGATCATGGAGCTGGTCACGTCCAAGCGCGGCGAGTACGTAAACATGGAGTATCTCGACCCGATGCGCGTGCTGTTGAAGTACAGGCTGCCGCTGGCCGAGATGATCATCGATTTCTACAGCCGCCTGAAGGCCGCCACGCGCGGCTACGCCAGCCTGGACTATCACCTGGACGAATACCGCGCCGAGAAACTGGTCAAGCTCGACGTGCTGGTCAACAAGCAGCCCGTCGACGCGCTGGCGATGATCGTGCACGAGGACGAGGCGTTCCACAAGGGCCAGCGGCTCGTGACGCAGCTCAAGCGCCTGATCCCGCGCCAGCTTTACGAAGTGCCGATCCAGGCCGCGATCGGTAAACATATCGTCAGCCGTGCCAACGTCAAAGCCCTGCGCAAAGACGTGCTCGCCAAGTGTTATGGCGGCGACATCTCGCGCAAGAAAAAACTGCTCGAAAAGCAGAAAAAAGGCAAGAAACGCCTGAAGATGATCGGTAACGTCGAAGTCCCACAGGAAGCATTCATGGCAGTCTTGAGGTTAGACGACGATGACTAA
- a CDS encoding ubiquinol-cytochrome c reductase iron-sulfur subunit: MSDLLNQRLSRRTLLRIGGCAVVTAMAGGAGAIVATQTDLLDRLQGVTDTEVLARDAWDYADGTLTIDLERVPDLAALNTALRLEDDAMPEPLLIVHGADDDYYVFVNLCSHNQRKVDPVEGMLKCVCPSHSTFDYAGTVLSGPAKTGLTTYAVTQAGESLVVTLS, from the coding sequence ATGTCCGACCTGTTGAATCAGAGGCTCTCGCGGCGAACGCTGCTGCGCATCGGCGGGTGCGCGGTCGTGACGGCAATGGCCGGGGGCGCTGGCGCGATCGTCGCCACGCAAACCGACCTGCTGGACCGGCTTCAGGGGGTGACCGATACGGAAGTGCTCGCCCGCGACGCCTGGGATTACGCGGACGGCACGCTGACCATCGACCTGGAGCGCGTGCCCGACCTTGCCGCGCTGAACACCGCCCTGCGGCTGGAAGACGACGCGATGCCGGAGCCGCTGCTGATCGTGCATGGCGCGGACGACGACTATTATGTGTTCGTCAACCTCTGCTCCCATAACCAGCGCAAGGTCGATCCGGTGGAGGGCATGCTGAAATGCGTGTGTCCCAGCCACTCCACCTTCGACTATGCGGGCACAGTCCTGTCCGGCCCGGCCAAGACAGGGCTGACGACCTATGCCGTGACACAGGCAGGCGAAAGTCTGGTTGTGACGCTGAGCTAG
- the ftsY gene encoding signal recognition particle-docking protein FtsY, with product MGSLRKGLGRTRQSFFGRIAQAFGSTEITEETWDDVEALLIQADVGVPTTLKIIDNMKSRVRREGITRQPQLIEALKDELRGLLKEPTPLNLSGRKLSVMLIAGVNGSGKTTSIGKIAYRMRLNNRKVLVAAGDTFRAAAIEQLQMWGERAQVPVIAGRPNSDPAAVVYDAVNAATARGVEVLIVDTAGRLHSNTNLMSELIKVRDVLRRVVPDAPHEALLVLDGTTGQNALTQAKKFQEAIDITGVVVTKLDSSAKGGMLFAIQQELGLPIHYIGIGEAMHDLVFFNPAAFVDSLFENGDEE from the coding sequence GTGGGATCGCTACGCAAAGGCTTGGGCCGGACGCGGCAGTCCTTCTTCGGGCGGATTGCGCAGGCGTTTGGCTCAACAGAAATAACCGAAGAGACATGGGACGACGTGGAGGCGCTGCTCATCCAGGCGGATGTCGGCGTGCCCACGACGCTGAAGATCATCGACAATATGAAGTCGCGCGTGCGACGCGAGGGCATCACGCGCCAGCCGCAGCTCATCGAGGCGCTCAAGGACGAGCTGCGCGGCCTGCTGAAGGAGCCGACGCCGCTCAACTTGAGCGGGCGTAAGCTGTCCGTGATGCTGATCGCGGGGGTGAACGGGTCCGGCAAGACGACCTCCATCGGCAAGATCGCATACCGTATGCGGCTCAACAACCGCAAAGTGCTGGTCGCGGCGGGCGACACGTTCCGCGCGGCGGCGATCGAACAGCTCCAGATGTGGGGCGAGCGCGCGCAGGTGCCGGTCATCGCCGGGCGGCCCAACAGCGACCCGGCAGCCGTGGTGTACGACGCGGTCAACGCGGCCACGGCGCGCGGCGTCGAGGTGCTGATCGTGGACACTGCCGGGCGTCTGCACAGCAACACGAACCTGATGAGCGAGCTGATCAAGGTGCGGGACGTGCTGCGCCGCGTGGTCCCGGACGCGCCGCACGAGGCGCTGCTGGTACTGGACGGCACGACCGGCCAGAACGCGCTGACGCAGGCCAAAAAGTTCCAGGAAGCGATCGACATTACCGGCGTAGTCGTGACCAAGCTCGACAGCTCCGCCAAGGGCGGCATGCTGTTCGCCATCCAGCAGGAGCTGGGTCTACCGATCCACTACATTGGCATCGGCGAAGCCATGCACGATCTGGTGTTCTTTAACCCGGCAGCGTTTGTAGACAGCCTGTTTGAAAACGGCGACGAGGAGTAA
- the prfB gene encoding peptide chain release factor 2 (programmed frameshift), with protein sequence MEDLISRLNEMRETLDQLMERLDLASQRDEAAILEEESAQSTFWDNPQDAQRKMRRLARLKANVEQWDSALRRINDAIELAELGDEDFAPELTAETDALAAVVDDLDFRAKLSGEYDTEDAYLAIHSGAGGTDAADWAAMLLRMFVRWAERRGFKVEVVDEMPGDEAGIKSVTLAIQGDYAYGYLKSERGVHRLVRLSPFDSAHRRHTSFVLVEVWPDVQEEIDLEIKDSDLQIDTYRSAGAGGQNVQKNETAIRITHVPTGLVVTCQNERSQAQNRERAMQVLKSRLLDLERHKQEEEFAELKGEHISAGWGNAIRSYVLHPYQLVKDTRTGHESGNTQAVLDGDLDAFMEAYLSARVGA encoded by the exons GTGGAAGACTTGATCAGCCGCCTGAACGAAATGCGCGAAACGTTAGACCAGCTCATGGAGCGTCTT GACCTCGCTTCACAGCGTGACGAAGCTGCGATCTTAGAGGAAGAATCTGCCCAGTCGACGTTTTGGGACAATCCGCAGGACGCCCAACGCAAGATGCGGCGGCTGGCGCGGCTGAAGGCCAACGTCGAGCAGTGGGACAGTGCACTGCGCCGCATCAACGACGCGATCGAGCTGGCGGAACTGGGCGACGAGGATTTCGCGCCGGAGCTGACCGCCGAGACGGATGCGCTGGCAGCGGTGGTCGACGATCTTGACTTCCGCGCCAAGCTCAGCGGCGAATACGACACGGAAGACGCCTATCTCGCGATCCATTCGGGCGCGGGCGGCACCGACGCTGCCGACTGGGCGGCGATGCTGCTGCGCATGTTCGTGCGCTGGGCGGAGCGGCGCGGGTTCAAGGTCGAAGTGGTGGACGAGATGCCGGGCGACGAGGCCGGGATCAAGAGCGTCACGCTGGCGATTCAGGGCGATTACGCTTACGGCTACCTGAAGTCCGAGCGCGGCGTGCACCGGCTGGTGCGGCTCAGCCCGTTCGACTCGGCGCACCGGCGGCATACGTCGTTCGTGCTGGTCGAAGTGTGGCCGGACGTGCAGGAGGAGATTGACCTGGAGATCAAGGACAGCGATCTTCAGATCGACACCTACCGGTCGGCGGGCGCGGGCGGCCAGAACGTGCAGAAAAACGAGACGGCAATCCGCATCACACACGTGCCGACGGGCCTCGTCGTGACGTGCCAGAACGAGCGCAGCCAGGCGCAAAACCGCGAGCGCGCGATGCAGGTGCTGAAGTCGCGCTTGCTGGACCTGGAACGGCACAAGCAGGAAGAGGAGTTCGCGGAGCTGAAGGGCGAGCACATCAGTGCCGGGTGGGGCAACGCCATCCGCTCCTACGTGCTGCATCCGTACCAGCTCGTGAAGGATACGCGCACCGGGCACGAGAGCGGCAACACGCAGGCTGTGCTCGACGGCGACCTGGACGCGTTTATGGAAGCGTACCTCTCCGCGCGGGTCGGCGCGTGA
- a CDS encoding CHAT domain-containing protein, translating into MITGRPYLDFELRIDDLGGGRYRATVAEMPLGEGQVSNEFTLPLADDDLRRTLAILSGTTNAPEAVRDATARSFGEALFGAVFDGPVYTVYFSSRDRASDAAGLRVKLSLDNAGALATLPWEFLRDPAVDYLALSSRTPLVRYPRRLTQRPKPSFALPLRVLVMISSPRDMPPIDEQAEWDRLLAATEPLRKRGVLELVLLEDASLRTLQRVLRSGEFHVFHYIGHSTYDPVTHQGMIALEDPYGEGSSFPVRGEDLARELSEENAIRLAVLNSCQSATEPGTDPFAGIASSLVQRGIPAVIAMQTVIGEEAARAFSEELYRAVAEGLPVDAALSEARRAIDHAVGGIEWATPVLYMRAADGVLFEITAARATHRPAWRQQGVILPVAAVLVMMALVAGLLLVFRPGGDTPEPTPNAALDLVIDSIEVFPPNPLPGEKAAVIVHVTNGGSGPVGPFSYDFSQDVLDATPSFTGESTGLAAGDSASLFIPHAFNWWGAFVSEVRIDVTSAVPETDEFNNTARYPVVTADGDFLLTFDTLPGGIQVEASMPLPADAFSKWGFRFEVVPGSDEECEGAVPWIVVEGESRHLGTGLPDSPDVCTSGSLVFVDERSPVSGVIATFDVPRTTTYRMTAFNTLGTEIDIAADEIGPGQGTLEISGGFPTRLEIARAVIAPIDDGPLRIKQIDLAQPARLSTR; encoded by the coding sequence ATGATCACAGGCCGACCCTATCTCGACTTCGAACTGCGGATCGACGATCTCGGCGGTGGGCGCTACCGTGCGACCGTGGCCGAGATGCCGCTGGGCGAGGGCCAGGTCTCCAACGAGTTCACGCTGCCGTTGGCGGACGACGATCTGCGGCGCACACTGGCGATCCTCAGCGGGACGACCAACGCACCGGAAGCCGTCCGCGACGCCACGGCGCGCAGCTTTGGCGAGGCGCTGTTCGGCGCGGTGTTCGACGGGCCGGTGTACACCGTCTATTTCTCCAGCCGCGACCGCGCCAGTGACGCGGCGGGGCTGCGCGTCAAGCTCTCGCTGGACAACGCGGGCGCGCTGGCGACCCTGCCGTGGGAGTTTCTGCGCGACCCGGCGGTGGATTACCTCGCGCTGTCGAGCCGGACGCCGCTGGTGCGCTATCCGCGCCGCCTGACTCAGCGGCCCAAGCCCAGCTTCGCGCTGCCGCTGCGAGTGCTGGTGATGATTTCCAGCCCGCGCGACATGCCCCCGATCGACGAACAGGCCGAATGGGACCGTTTGCTGGCGGCCACCGAGCCGCTGCGTAAGCGCGGCGTGCTGGAACTGGTCCTGCTCGAAGATGCCTCCCTGCGTACGCTTCAGCGCGTGCTGCGCAGCGGCGAATTTCACGTGTTCCACTACATCGGCCACAGCACGTACGATCCGGTCACGCATCAGGGCATGATCGCGCTGGAAGATCCGTACGGCGAGGGCAGCAGCTTCCCCGTGCGCGGCGAAGATCTGGCGCGCGAGTTGAGCGAAGAGAACGCGATCCGGCTGGCCGTCCTGAACTCGTGCCAGAGTGCGACGGAGCCGGGCACCGATCCGTTTGCGGGCATCGCCAGCAGCCTCGTGCAGCGCGGCATCCCGGCGGTGATCGCCATGCAGACGGTCATCGGCGAAGAAGCGGCCCGCGCCTTTTCGGAAGAGCTGTATCGCGCGGTGGCAGAAGGGCTGCCCGTGGACGCGGCGCTATCCGAAGCCCGGCGCGCGATCGATCACGCTGTCGGCGGGATCGAGTGGGCGACGCCCGTGCTGTACATGCGCGCGGCAGACGGCGTGTTGTTCGAGATCACGGCGGCGCGCGCGACCCATCGCCCGGCGTGGCGGCAGCAGGGCGTGATTCTGCCGGTCGCGGCGGTGCTGGTCATGATGGCGCTGGTGGCCGGGCTGCTGCTGGTGTTCCGTCCCGGCGGCGATACGCCCGAACCGACCCCGAACGCGGCGCTGGATCTGGTGATCGACAGCATCGAGGTGTTCCCGCCGAATCCCTTACCCGGCGAAAAGGCGGCAGTCATCGTGCACGTGACCAACGGCGGATCGGGGCCGGTGGGGCCATTCAGCTATGACTTCAGCCAGGACGTGCTCGACGCGACGCCTAGCTTCACCGGCGAGAGCACCGGGCTGGCCGCGGGCGACAGCGCCTCGCTGTTCATCCCGCATGCATTCAACTGGTGGGGCGCGTTCGTGTCGGAAGTCCGCATCGACGTAACCAGCGCCGTGCCCGAAACGGACGAGTTCAACAACACCGCGCGCTATCCCGTGGTGACCGCCGACGGCGACTTTCTGCTGACGTTCGACACGCTGCCGGGCGGCATCCAGGTTGAAGCGTCGATGCCGCTGCCCGCCGACGCGTTCAGCAAGTGGGGCTTCCGCTTCGAGGTCGTGCCGGGCAGCGACGAGGAATGCGAGGGGGCCGTGCCGTGGATCGTCGTGGAGGGCGAATCGCGGCACCTGGGCACCGGCCTGCCGGACTCGCCGGACGTGTGCACGAGCGGATCGCTGGTGTTCGTGGACGAGCGCAGTCCAGTCAGCGGCGTGATCGCGACGTTCGACGTGCCCCGGACCACGACGTACCGCATGACGGCGTTCAACACGTTGGGCACGGAAATCGACATCGCGGCGGACGAGATCGGACCGGGGCAGGGCACGCTCGAAATTTCGGGCGGGTTCCCGACGCGGCTGGAAATCGCGCGCGCGGTGATCGCGCCCATTGACGACGGGCCGCTGCGCATCAAGCAGATCGATCTGGCACAGCCCGCGCGCCTCTCAACGCGCTGA